From a region of the Acinetobacter larvae genome:
- a CDS encoding capsule biosynthesis protein yields the protein MSVHLDELLSSKKVLLLQGPMGDYFNQLAQWLEQHQIETFKVNFNGGDWWFHHQCQNAYNFRGRVGDFNLWLQDFINAHQIDALLCFGDCRKYHRIAREVSLKLGIGFFACEEGYIRPNYITFEQDGVNFFSNFKQYLAAQAETGEARPAVHYDVVHNSYRKMLCCAFVYYLMWILASWYFPHYKHHRGMRPDQELYYWLISGYRRLKNYFLEPRRFQGFLQQHAKQYFVFALQVHNDFQIRVHSDLKKMESYIEKVIRSFSDYADAEHHLVLKHHPMDRGYRNYAVLIQRCAAQYGISGRVHYFCDIHLPTLLKNSRGMVTINSTTGIQALYHEIPVKVLGRALYDLPRLTCQHALDQFWMQPTAVDAGYFHFFRYSLIEYSQLNGAYYGLSPWMQRYDRQVIMSQKPCFLNNINNKSAS from the coding sequence ATGTCTGTGCATCTTGATGAACTTTTATCATCAAAAAAAGTATTATTACTGCAAGGACCAATGGGAGATTACTTCAATCAGTTGGCCCAATGGCTCGAACAGCATCAGATTGAGACTTTTAAAGTAAATTTTAATGGTGGAGATTGGTGGTTTCATCACCAATGTCAGAATGCCTATAATTTTCGTGGTCGGGTCGGTGACTTTAATCTGTGGTTACAAGATTTTATCAATGCGCATCAGATTGATGCGCTGCTGTGTTTTGGGGATTGTCGGAAGTATCATCGAATCGCGCGTGAAGTTTCTTTGAAATTAGGCATTGGTTTTTTTGCTTGTGAAGAAGGCTATATACGACCGAACTACATTACTTTTGAGCAAGATGGGGTTAATTTCTTTTCCAATTTTAAACAGTATTTAGCCGCGCAAGCCGAAACTGGAGAAGCTCGCCCTGCTGTGCATTATGATGTGGTACATAATAGCTATCGTAAAATGTTGTGCTGCGCATTTGTTTATTATTTGATGTGGATTTTAGCTAGTTGGTATTTTCCGCACTATAAACATCACCGTGGTATGCGTCCTGATCAAGAATTATATTATTGGTTGATCTCGGGCTATCGGCGTTTGAAAAATTATTTTTTGGAACCGCGACGCTTTCAAGGCTTTTTACAACAACATGCTAAGCAATATTTTGTTTTTGCCTTGCAAGTGCATAATGATTTTCAGATTCGTGTCCACAGTGATCTGAAAAAAATGGAAAGCTATATTGAAAAAGTGATTCGGTCTTTTAGTGATTATGCCGATGCAGAACATCATCTGGTGTTAAAACATCATCCAATGGATCGTGGTTATCGCAATTATGCTGTGTTAATTCAGCGCTGTGCCGCACAGTATGGCATCAGCGGACGAGTGCATTATTTCTGTGATATTCATTTGCCGACTTTATTGAAAAATAGTCGCGGTATGGTAACGATTAATAGTACGACGGGTATACAAGCGTTATATCATGAGATCCCAGTGAAGGTGTTGGGGCGGGCATTATATGACTTGCCACGTTTAACCTGTCAACATGCATTGGATCAATTCTGGATGCAACCTACAGCAGTGGATGCTGGCTATTTTCATTTTTTTCGCTATAGCTTGATTGAATATTCCCAGTTGAATGGGGCATATTATGGCTTATCTCCTTGGATGCAGCGATATGATCGTCAAGTGATCATGAGTCAAAAGCCGTGTTTTTTAAACAATATCAACAATAAAAGTGCATCTTAA
- a CDS encoding CgeB family protein — protein sequence MIFTFKTKPQFNILSILDHFTEQALSLEPHVNLIPAKTRFRPLFSTKIDMLLVESTWLGNQGHWQYQVASYPEHPQRNNIKLKKLIDWAKNKGIPTVFWNKEDPFHFEQFIASASLFDYIFTTDKNMINHYKKRLNHTHIYSLMFPIQPKIHYATPLINIKHKSSIFIGSYIKHMHSERQQWQDTYFPIAAQYGGLTIVDRHAQNTHEHYQFPQLANTTYLAQVPYEQTGHLYRQYQQALNVNTITDSPTMFSRRLLEIMACGRLAISNPCLAINEHFKACCEVIENQQQAQQLFKQLEYGYLPEQVEKINYACHYVQQNFNVQSWLQQILRTCNIDHPYLTL from the coding sequence ATGATTTTCACCTTTAAAACTAAGCCTCAATTCAATATTCTATCTATCTTAGATCATTTTACAGAGCAAGCTTTAAGCTTAGAGCCCCATGTTAATTTAATTCCAGCAAAAACAAGGTTTAGACCATTATTTAGCACTAAAATAGACATGTTATTGGTTGAGTCGACGTGGCTTGGAAATCAAGGTCATTGGCAATATCAAGTTGCAAGCTATCCTGAACATCCACAACGTAATAATATTAAACTCAAAAAACTAATCGATTGGGCAAAGAACAAAGGCATACCTACCGTTTTTTGGAATAAAGAAGACCCTTTTCATTTTGAACAATTCATAGCGTCTGCTTCTTTATTTGACTATATCTTCACCACCGATAAAAATATGATCAACCATTATAAAAAAAGGCTCAATCATACCCATATTTATAGTCTTATGTTTCCAATACAACCTAAAATTCATTATGCAACCCCACTCATAAATATCAAGCATAAATCCAGTATCTTCATTGGAAGTTACATAAAACACATGCATAGTGAAAGGCAACAATGGCAAGATACATATTTTCCAATAGCGGCTCAATATGGTGGTTTAACCATCGTCGATCGTCATGCACAGAACACTCATGAACACTACCAATTTCCACAATTAGCCAATACCACCTACTTGGCTCAAGTGCCATATGAGCAAACAGGACATTTATATCGGCAATACCAACAAGCATTAAATGTGAATACGATTACAGATTCACCCACTATGTTTTCGCGACGTTTACTTGAAATCATGGCATGCGGTCGACTGGCAATCAGTAATCCTTGTTTAGCCATAAACGAACATTTTAAAGCGTGTTGCGAAGTGATAGAAAACCAACAACAGGCACAACAGCTATTTAAGCAATTAGAATATGGCTATCTACCCGAACAAGTGGAAAAAATAAATTACGCATGCCACTACGTGCAACAAAATTTTAATGTACAGTCTTGGCTACAACAGATTCTACGTACGTGTAATATCGATCACCCTTATTTAACACTTTAA
- a CDS encoding DeoR/GlpR family DNA-binding transcription regulator yields the protein MLQQERLHRIQALLQQRHNITTERVMAELNISRETARRDFIELEAQGIAKRVHGGLVSTTQIATEAPLQIRHGQYAKEKRAIARCAVQQLSAGQTVFIDAGSTTAILAEELRTLSGLTIISNSLQVILNLSMGNEQDYLNHELILLGGRVQQRMQSQGEQVIREIERYQADLCMLSPVGLDLEQGASSYYLEEANIAAAMRQHSRDCMLLMDHSKLNVHSRVNYARLDQISALITDVGSQKLANFADYQTQLKQVILA from the coding sequence ATGTTGCAACAAGAACGACTCCATCGCATACAAGCGTTATTACAACAGCGCCATAACATCACCACAGAACGGGTCATGGCGGAACTGAATATTTCACGCGAAACCGCGCGGCGTGATTTTATAGAATTGGAAGCGCAAGGCATTGCCAAACGTGTGCATGGCGGTCTGGTCAGCACCACCCAAATTGCCACTGAAGCCCCCCTACAAATACGTCATGGTCAATATGCCAAAGAAAAACGCGCCATTGCGCGCTGTGCGGTCCAGCAATTATCCGCTGGGCAGACGGTGTTTATCGATGCCGGCAGCACCACGGCCATCTTGGCAGAGGAACTGAGAACCCTGTCAGGTCTGACCATTATCAGCAATAGCTTGCAGGTTATCCTCAACCTAAGCATGGGCAATGAGCAAGATTATCTCAATCACGAATTGATTTTATTGGGTGGGCGTGTACAGCAACGCATGCAAAGTCAGGGTGAGCAAGTCATTAGAGAAATCGAACGTTATCAAGCAGATCTCTGTATGCTTTCGCCTGTAGGACTCGACTTAGAGCAGGGAGCAAGTAGTTATTATTTAGAAGAAGCCAATATTGCAGCAGCCATGCGACAACACAGTCGTGACTGTATGCTTCTCATGGACCATAGTAAGCTCAATGTCCACAGTCGGGTCAACTATGCCCGACTGGATCAGATCAGTGCTTTGATTACCGATGTCGGCAGTCAAAAACTGGCGAATTTTGCAGATTATCAAACACAGCTCAAACAGGTCATTTTGGCCTAA
- a CDS encoding DUF1090 domain-containing protein: MLQVKQGLCIVLGCVLSSPLWAAQSCQEKRQNIQTQITYAQQHGNSQRLAGLQRALSQVEQHCTDQQLQQDQADQVAKLQAKQQEKQAEITKLQGNIDKARSKGDFNKVGKYQRKIRDKQFEIQKLQQQIDQL; the protein is encoded by the coding sequence ATGCTTCAGGTCAAACAAGGGTTATGCATCGTGCTGGGCTGTGTGTTGAGTAGTCCATTGTGGGCAGCACAAAGCTGTCAGGAAAAGCGGCAGAATATTCAAACCCAAATCACTTATGCTCAACAACATGGCAATAGTCAACGGCTTGCTGGCTTGCAACGTGCTTTAAGCCAAGTCGAGCAACATTGCACGGATCAACAGCTACAGCAAGATCAAGCGGATCAAGTCGCTAAACTCCAAGCCAAACAACAAGAAAAACAAGCTGAAATCACTAAGTTGCAAGGCAATATTGACAAAGCACGCAGCAAAGGTGATTTTAATAAAGTCGGCAAATACCAGCGTAAAATTCGCGATAAGCAGTTTGAGATCCAAAAGCTACAACAGCAAATTGATCAACTTTGA
- a CDS encoding heparinase II/III domain-containing protein encodes MVGVVCSYNSSKKRYLIEIQNLEVKSDGDSFILYVFEGKKKIKIFYFKSLNFHFNAFDLLNKKIRILVYYVSNEISKKIFESKELLLVNDVRSKYRTIILGDYKILKEKGYKCRNDAKYFNVFEKINWINKDRNLAFNLNSWRFLSPIWNEFFKTYNCNYILEIKDKILEYYDFIYNGDSRRKEFLWYDMSCALRGIHLALFFEINNINLVNNIFSNVEVEKLQHLYDLHIEKLFNKEFLSHGNHGVWQMISLRMLVISYNGEKYNDILNYSEDMMTLLLNSLINKDGFSSENSPYYHLYLCDLLSVIPEELFVKDNERILAIKRNKNKILSWFTDYDGNLFTIGDTEGKGVNFVGDNNYYDSAKKYYLLNLIDSNYIVYRKFEELHTFLCFSASNKNLIHKHADNLSFIYGVFGQNIFADGGKYSYDHSDFRKYFTSDRAHNVLCIEDNIFYPQDVQLNQSFVFKDECLSEDVDCSLGGYSSLLNNKNIFKWKRKIDVFSNGEILFKDSVVKNDFDGRVYLNLLFNHGIFISNKNGVIKVKKNNKEIVEIKLHSGYEDVVVSHGDNHVNEGRVSPTYYKSFNVFNLRIYLNDRFNQIIWSIKPLF; translated from the coding sequence ATGGTTGGCGTGGTTTGTTCGTATAATTCTTCAAAAAAAAGATATCTAATTGAAATCCAAAATTTAGAAGTAAAATCAGATGGCGATTCTTTTATTTTGTATGTGTTTGAAGGAAAAAAGAAAATTAAGATTTTTTACTTTAAATCATTAAATTTTCATTTTAACGCCTTTGATCTTTTAAATAAAAAAATTAGAATTTTAGTGTATTATGTTAGTAATGAAATATCTAAAAAAATATTTGAATCAAAAGAATTATTATTAGTCAATGATGTTAGAAGTAAATATAGAACGATAATTTTGGGTGATTATAAAATCTTAAAAGAAAAAGGGTATAAGTGTAGAAATGATGCTAAATACTTTAATGTTTTTGAAAAAATAAACTGGATAAATAAAGATAGAAACCTTGCATTTAATTTAAACTCTTGGCGTTTTCTCTCCCCAATTTGGAATGAATTTTTCAAAACTTATAATTGTAATTATATTTTGGAAATAAAAGATAAGATATTGGAATATTATGATTTTATTTATAATGGTGATAGCAGGAGAAAAGAGTTTTTATGGTATGATATGTCTTGTGCGTTAAGAGGTATTCATCTTGCTTTGTTTTTTGAAATTAATAATATTAATCTAGTAAATAATATTTTTTCGAATGTTGAAGTAGAGAAGTTACAGCATTTATATGATCTTCATATTGAAAAATTATTTAACAAAGAATTTTTATCACATGGGAATCATGGTGTATGGCAAATGATATCACTTCGAATGCTTGTTATATCATATAATGGTGAAAAATATAATGATATACTAAATTATAGTGAAGATATGATGACTTTATTACTTAATAGTCTTATCAATAAGGATGGTTTTTCAAGTGAGAACTCTCCATATTATCATCTATATTTGTGTGATCTTTTGAGTGTAATTCCTGAGGAGCTTTTTGTAAAAGATAATGAACGTATCTTAGCTATAAAAAGAAATAAAAATAAAATTTTATCATGGTTTACTGATTATGATGGCAATCTTTTTACAATAGGTGATACTGAAGGTAAAGGTGTTAATTTTGTTGGTGATAATAATTATTATGATTCTGCCAAAAAATACTATTTACTAAATTTAATTGATTCTAACTATATTGTATATAGAAAGTTTGAAGAATTGCATACTTTTTTATGTTTTAGTGCTAGTAATAAAAATCTAATTCATAAACATGCTGATAATTTAAGTTTTATATATGGTGTTTTTGGTCAAAATATTTTTGCTGATGGTGGTAAGTATAGTTACGATCATAGTGATTTTAGAAAATATTTCACCTCTGATCGTGCCCATAATGTTTTGTGTATTGAAGATAATATCTTTTATCCGCAAGATGTTCAACTTAATCAAAGTTTTGTTTTTAAAGATGAATGTCTTTCTGAAGATGTTGATTGTTCCCTAGGTGGATATTCCTCTCTATTAAATAATAAAAATATATTTAAATGGAAACGTAAAATTGATGTCTTTTCAAATGGTGAAATTTTATTTAAAGATTCTGTTGTAAAAAATGATTTTGATGGAAGAGTTTATTTAAATTTACTATTTAATCATGGTATATTTATTTCTAATAAAAATGGTGTAATAAAGGTTAAGAAAAATAATAAAGAAATTGTTGAAATAAAGTTGCATAGTGGATACGAAGATGTAGTTGTTTCTCATGGTGATAATCATGTAAATGAAGGTAGAGTAAGTCCAACTTATTATAAGAGTTTTAATGTTTTTAATTTGCGGATATATTTGAATGACCGCTTTAATCAGATTATCTGGAGTATAAAACCTCTTTTCTAA
- a CDS encoding galactosyltransferase-related protein produces MTALPNDLDLSIIIPIDFNRRAWNIYQHCKLLKTQLNHHNVQVILGCVPQPAFWYKRLINLFKDSPNIHIVQTNTQSSHLSELRNQALQQVTTTYVMFLDIDIYCSFAQIQQSYLDVLAHPQQICMYPCLYLSAKGSKKINRLKPNDFKKAYFHFKRDLILHLAFPSSIIICDMQSVQKINGFDPAYIGHGYEDFDFMLRLFHHKELLSYSPEILIDEPYRAPLMSRGFRAMMAEIQLEQLLEDNYFIHLYHKKNKQERYYQKRNNNQAYFLEKFQHLINTESTLDRAPPYLLQQFFQLLKEKQHNRLDYAVLWAELEGHWLR; encoded by the coding sequence TTGACTGCTCTACCCAATGACCTTGACCTAAGTATCATCATACCAATCGATTTTAATCGTCGTGCATGGAATATTTATCAACATTGTAAGTTACTTAAAACGCAACTCAATCATCATAATGTACAGGTCATTTTAGGTTGTGTACCACAACCAGCTTTTTGGTATAAACGTTTAATTAATCTATTTAAAGATAGCCCCAATATTCATATCGTACAGACCAACACCCAGTCTAGTCATCTATCTGAATTACGCAATCAAGCACTGCAACAGGTCACTACAACATATGTCATGTTTTTAGACATTGATATCTATTGTTCTTTTGCACAAATACAGCAAAGTTATCTTGATGTGTTGGCGCATCCCCAGCAGATTTGCATGTACCCATGTTTATATCTGAGTGCCAAAGGCAGTAAAAAAATCAATCGACTCAAACCTAATGATTTTAAAAAAGCATATTTTCATTTTAAACGTGATTTAATTTTACATTTAGCGTTCCCCTCTTCCATCATTATCTGTGACATGCAAAGTGTTCAAAAGATTAATGGCTTTGATCCAGCTTATATTGGACATGGATATGAGGATTTTGATTTTATGCTGCGATTATTCCATCATAAAGAGTTACTCAGTTATAGCCCTGAAATCTTAATCGATGAGCCCTATCGTGCGCCACTCATGAGCAGAGGCTTCCGTGCAATGATGGCTGAAATACAATTAGAACAACTATTAGAAGACAATTATTTTATTCATCTATACCATAAAAAAAATAAACAAGAACGCTATTATCAAAAACGTAATAACAATCAAGCTTATTTTTTAGAAAAATTTCAGCATTTAATCAATACAGAATCAACACTAGATCGTGCTCCCCCCTATTTGCTACAACAGTTTTTTCAATTACTCAAAGAAAAACAGCATAATCGCTTGGATTATGCTGTACTTTGGGCTGAGTTAGAGGGGCATTGGTTGAGGTGA
- a CDS encoding capsular polysaccharide biosynthesis protein, with translation MLVSSRKIAQSASLKGLLNDRCDLWTNNYLLRKKRLKQHREIAGWGRKASFFRAQRYAAQYGLDCICLEDGFIRSLGLGKAGYPALSLVMDRRGIYFDALQTSDLEQLIAQMQQHDAPRALSAIATIKSYGITKYNQKFEAFHAALFAGQKNILVVDQTFGDQSIHYAGARPATFQYMLQQALQDHPDAVIWVKTHPDVLAGRAQGHFQAQDLQHPRIQTLTANYNPFALLQAMDEVYVVSSQLGFEALLCEKTVHCFGVPWYAAWGLTDDQHAPLHILKGRRQQARSLAQLFDCAYLQYARYVSPITGQPCTLEQILAILIPNIQAQTTLPSALQAYGFSRWKREFIRAYLAFPQTQVRFHCFLKPKKTQQIVAWGKKAKALKAQGYSKVCTVEDGFIRSLGLGAALIRPYALVFDELGIYYDATQPSSLEQQLNQAQLDAAQLQRARALIATIKQTGISKYNVGQNKSLLRPATSQRVLLVIGQVDDDLSVQLGGVDIKTNLSLLQQVRQDHPDAYIIYKPHPDVHAGLRKGQLSDNIVLQYANCIELFASIIDCFKICDEIHTISSLTGFEALLRGVTVCCYGLPFYAGWGLTHDRHVCQRRQRQLSLEELVYITLIDYSVYNLPVADHMCIPRVGVEQVIDYLQQERLNPIARKKSWLAKLFTTMRRLRIGKLN, from the coding sequence ATGTTGGTTAGTTCAAGAAAAATAGCACAATCAGCTAGCCTTAAGGGGCTACTCAATGATCGTTGCGATTTATGGACCAACAATTATTTGCTTAGAAAGAAACGCTTAAAACAACATCGTGAAATTGCTGGCTGGGGACGCAAAGCCAGTTTTTTTCGTGCGCAGCGCTATGCCGCACAGTATGGTCTTGACTGTATTTGCCTCGAAGATGGTTTTATCCGTTCCCTAGGTCTAGGGAAGGCGGGGTATCCCGCCTTGTCTTTGGTAATGGATCGGCGTGGTATTTATTTTGATGCCTTACAAACATCTGATTTAGAACAATTGATTGCTCAGATGCAACAGCATGACGCGCCTCGAGCCTTGTCAGCCATCGCAACGATTAAAAGCTATGGTATTACCAAATATAATCAAAAATTTGAAGCCTTTCATGCCGCGCTATTTGCGGGTCAAAAAAATATTTTAGTGGTGGATCAAACCTTTGGAGATCAGTCGATCCATTATGCGGGGGCGCGTCCAGCAACTTTTCAGTACATGTTACAACAGGCCTTACAGGACCATCCAGATGCAGTGATTTGGGTAAAAACCCATCCCGATGTTTTGGCTGGACGTGCCCAAGGACATTTCCAAGCACAAGATTTACAACATCCGCGCATTCAAACCTTAACGGCTAACTACAATCCCTTTGCCCTATTGCAAGCAATGGATGAAGTCTATGTGGTGAGTTCACAGTTGGGCTTTGAAGCTTTACTCTGTGAGAAGACGGTACATTGCTTTGGGGTACCCTGGTATGCCGCATGGGGGCTGACAGATGATCAACATGCCCCCTTACATATTTTAAAGGGGCGACGCCAACAAGCGCGGAGTCTGGCGCAGCTTTTCGATTGCGCATATCTGCAGTATGCGCGTTATGTGTCTCCCATTACTGGGCAACCTTGCACACTCGAACAGATCTTAGCGATTTTAATCCCCAATATTCAAGCCCAAACGACTTTGCCTTCAGCCTTACAAGCCTATGGTTTTAGTCGTTGGAAGCGTGAATTTATACGGGCATATCTGGCTTTTCCGCAGACTCAGGTGCGATTCCATTGTTTTTTAAAACCGAAAAAAACACAGCAGATCGTGGCTTGGGGGAAAAAAGCCAAAGCCTTGAAAGCACAAGGCTATAGCAAGGTATGTACGGTAGAAGATGGTTTTATTCGCTCCTTGGGCTTAGGTGCTGCGTTGATTCGACCTTATGCTTTGGTGTTTGATGAACTTGGCATTTACTATGATGCGACACAGCCATCGAGTTTGGAACAGCAACTTAATCAGGCGCAGTTGGATGCAGCACAGTTACAACGTGCGCGCGCATTAATTGCAACAATCAAGCAAACCGGGATTTCCAAATACAATGTTGGACAAAACAAAAGCTTATTACGTCCAGCAACTTCACAACGTGTCTTATTGGTGATTGGTCAGGTTGATGATGATCTTTCTGTGCAACTCGGTGGCGTAGACATCAAGACGAATCTAAGCTTATTGCAGCAAGTACGCCAAGATCATCCTGATGCTTATATTATTTATAAACCGCACCCCGATGTGCATGCTGGGCTTAGAAAAGGGCAACTTTCTGACAATATAGTGCTACAATATGCAAATTGTATAGAATTGTTTGCTTCAATTATTGACTGTTTTAAAATATGTGATGAAATACATACTATTAGCTCGTTAACTGGCTTTGAAGCTTTGTTACGTGGTGTAACTGTGTGTTGCTATGGTTTACCATTTTATGCAGGATGGGGATTAACACATGATCGTCATGTATGCCAGCGACGTCAGCGTCAATTGAGCTTAGAAGAATTGGTTTATATCACTTTAATAGACTACTCGGTATATAACTTACCTGTAGCAGATCATATGTGTATACCGCGTGTAGGGGTGGAGCAAGTTATTGATTATTTACAGCAAGAAAGGTTAAACCCCATCGCGCGCAAAAAATCATGGCTAGCCAAGCTTTTTACCACGATGCGGCGTTTGAGAATAGGAAAGCTTAATTAG
- a CDS encoding aspartate aminotransferase family protein → MATRSTIMDTNSFRAEHASALDAETRRLTDKRSRVLGESYRLFYRNPVHLVKGQGQYLWDADGNKYLDAYNNVASIGHCHPAVIDAVHQQMQQLNTHTRYLHETILDYSERLLATAPAEVDRAMYMCTGSEANDLAIRMARSYSGGTGIIVSQEAYHGTSDLTSGCSPALGTGQGLASTTRLVPAPDDYRHQNGDLGDWFAAQIQRQIDDMQAHGIKFAGFLADSIFSSDGVMPNPIGFLKKAVDVVHANGGVFIADEVQPGFARTGDAFWGFARHGIVPDIITTGKPMGNGIPVSGLLAKSAVMASFSDHIPYFNTFGGNPVAMAAAQAVLDVIEQEQLQAHSQKMGQLLLAELQALMAKHDCIGDVRGAGLFIGFELVSDPVLKTPDKQLALDLIEELRNQHRVLTSVAGPYGNVLKLRPPLAFQAQDIDWLVGALDQALSTLKK, encoded by the coding sequence ATGGCAACACGTTCGACCATTATGGATACCAATAGCTTTAGAGCAGAACATGCATCAGCATTGGATGCTGAAACCCGTCGTCTAACCGATAAACGTAGCCGTGTTTTAGGTGAGTCTTATCGTTTGTTTTATCGAAATCCAGTACATTTGGTCAAAGGTCAAGGCCAGTATTTATGGGATGCCGATGGCAATAAATATCTAGATGCTTATAACAATGTCGCCAGTATAGGTCATTGTCATCCGGCAGTGATTGATGCAGTACATCAACAAATGCAACAGCTCAATACCCATACCCGTTATTTACATGAAACTATTTTGGATTATAGCGAACGTTTATTGGCGACCGCGCCTGCCGAAGTTGATCGTGCCATGTATATGTGTACAGGCTCAGAAGCCAATGATCTGGCGATTCGCATGGCGCGTAGCTATAGCGGTGGGACGGGTATTATTGTGTCGCAAGAAGCTTATCATGGCACCAGTGATTTGACCTCGGGATGTTCACCTGCATTGGGGACGGGACAAGGACTTGCCAGCACCACGCGCTTGGTACCAGCCCCCGATGATTATCGTCACCAAAATGGCGATTTGGGGGATTGGTTTGCTGCACAGATTCAACGTCAAATTGATGATATGCAAGCACATGGTATTAAATTTGCTGGTTTTCTTGCCGATTCAATTTTCTCATCCGATGGTGTGATGCCCAATCCGATCGGCTTTTTGAAGAAGGCTGTAGATGTGGTTCATGCCAATGGTGGGGTGTTTATTGCCGATGAAGTGCAACCGGGTTTTGCACGCACGGGGGATGCCTTTTGGGGCTTTGCGCGACATGGCATTGTGCCCGATATCATTACCACTGGTAAACCGATGGGCAATGGTATTCCGGTGTCTGGTTTATTGGCCAAAAGTGCTGTGATGGCGTCTTTTAGTGACCATATTCCTTATTTCAATACCTTTGGGGGGAATCCTGTGGCGATGGCTGCTGCACAAGCCGTTTTGGATGTGATTGAGCAAGAACAGTTGCAAGCACATAGCCAAAAAATGGGGCAATTGCTCTTGGCTGAATTGCAAGCATTGATGGCAAAGCATGATTGTATTGGCGATGTGCGCGGGGCTGGTTTGTTTATTGGGTTTGAGTTGGTGTCAGATCCTGTATTGAAAACGCCTGATAAACAGTTGGCACTTGATTTGATTGAGGAACTTCGTAATCAGCATCGGGTATTGACCTCGGTTGCTGGTCCATATGGCAATGTATTGAAGCTACGTCCACCCTTGGCTTTCCAAGCACAAGATATTGATTGGTTGGTGGGTGCATTGGATCAAGCACTGAGCACCCTGAAAAAATAA
- a CDS encoding DUF6270 domain-containing protein codes for MKNLSILIYGSCVSRDSLEFISNREYSLINYFARSSLATLNYTNPVASNSFITSLNNIESKFQKRIVEYDLQHSILKSIVSSEYDVLLMDLIDERFHLALLDNNQLVTRSNEFLKTKIKPKSLINTHSDKFFDLWKQGVDNFFSILDEKGTINTIKLQRTFWTNELDSGSKIENISDEQVLQENEKLEQMYLYLERYLKKDQFIEIPLDLIIAKSDHKWGVSPFHFIDDYYHYVIKSIT; via the coding sequence ATGAAAAATTTGAGTATATTAATATATGGTAGTTGTGTTTCTAGAGACTCTTTGGAATTTATATCTAATAGAGAATATTCATTAATTAATTATTTTGCAAGAAGCTCTTTAGCTACTCTTAACTATACTAATCCAGTAGCCAGTAATAGTTTTATAACTTCTTTAAATAACATTGAATCTAAGTTTCAAAAGCGTATTGTTGAATATGATTTACAACATTCAATTTTAAAATCTATAGTTAGTTCTGAATATGATGTTTTGTTGATGGACTTAATAGATGAACGTTTTCATTTAGCACTATTAGATAATAATCAGTTGGTAACGCGTTCAAACGAATTTTTAAAAACAAAAATTAAGCCTAAAAGTTTAATAAATACACATAGTGATAAGTTTTTTGATTTATGGAAACAGGGAGTTGATAATTTTTTTAGTATACTAGACGAAAAAGGAACTATTAATACTATTAAGTTGCAGAGAACTTTTTGGACAAATGAATTAGATAGTGGCAGTAAAATTGAAAATATTAGTGATGAACAAGTTCTTCAAGAAAATGAAAAGTTAGAACAAATGTATTTATATTTGGAGAGATATCTTAAAAAAGATCAATTTATAGAGATTCCTTTAGATTTGATAATCGCAAAGTCTGATCATAAATGGGGAGTTTCTCCATTTCATTTTATAGATGACTACTATCATTATGTCATTAAAAGTATTACTTAA